One genomic window of Cyprinus carpio isolate SPL01 chromosome A23, ASM1834038v1, whole genome shotgun sequence includes the following:
- the LOC122135168 gene encoding uncharacterized protein LOC122135168, translating into MKVLSVFILSCLLFQTASLEKPPASEPPKEREQKTQSNLDNNQDLNSGETKKSEDSEIKKVFTQTEETGGLLGSDSDHKNGALNPEPKTNQTESHVVESPLPVPEPETSSESSNSNPNSKSKTDSNLKSPKARDEDFLGPAQCLNQKYTWQSCSKVFCPPWKRCIGGQCVCKMPYKCPRQQNTCALDGSVYYSMCQAKRHLLQNQDAHLLTLQLILQSGETRCM; encoded by the exons AGTCTGGAGAAACCACCAGCGTCTGAGCCACCTAAAGAACGAGagcaaaaaacacaatcaaactTGGACAATAACCAAGATTTAAACTCGggagagacaaaaaaaagtgaGGACTCGgagattaaaaaagtttttactcAAACAGAAGAAACTGGTGGCCTTTTGGGGTCAGACTCGGATCACAAAAATGGAGCATTAAACCCTgaaccaaaaacaaaccaaacagaatCACATGTTGTTGAATCACCATTGCCTGTTCCAGAACCCGAAACTTCATCAGAATCATCAAACTCCAACCCCAACTCAAAGTCCAAAACTGATTCCAATCTCAAATCCCCAAAAGCACGTGATGAGGATTTCTTGGGTCCGGCCCAATGTCTGAATCAGAAATACACATGGCAGTCTTGCTCCAAAGTGTTTTGTCCCCCATGGAAGCGATGCATCGGAGGACAGTGTGTCTGTAAGATGCCGTACAAATGTCCACGGCAGCAGAACACCTGTGCTCTGGACGGATCCGTGTATTACTCCATGTGTCAGGCCAAACGCCATCTCCTGCAGAACCAAGACGCCCATCTTCTCACACTTCAGCTCATCCTGCAAAG TGGGGAGACAAGGTGCATGTAA